The Silene latifolia isolate original U9 population chromosome Y, ASM4854445v1, whole genome shotgun sequence sequence ATTTGGATCTGGTCAATTTTGTGAAGTTTACCCACGAGTTTAAAACATTTAAAGACTATGCTACCACTATATATGTATCATTTAATTATCAGTTGAGAACATTACGTCTTCTTATATTCGTATTAGTTAACATATTTCGTATATATTGAAATCAAAAAAGCAACCCGTGCATTTTTttcacgggattaaaactagtttCCAAGTAAAAGAAGGTGTTATCATCTCCGTAGCCcgaggtagtaagtataaaagacaaaaCAAGCCAAAAGGTACTTTATATAAATTAAGTTGAACTAAATAAAATGTGATAACGATTTTATTACATCATAGCCAACtgtttagaataataataatacacaACTAGCAGCGAAAAAGTAATAAATGTAATATAAGAATAATAAATGTTTGAATAACTAGGTGATCTCTAGACACGGTTGTAATCATTGTCCCACTTCCATCCAGCATTCAGCACACTTCATTGACTAACCTACTTGTCAACTGTTTCCATGAAGGAAATGTTAGCACACAGCATACACAAACACATAAGTCAACCTATGTGAACTTATATATAAATAAGACTAACATGTGAAAGACTCTACTAACACCTACATATGCGATAAATATAATAAACATAAGCGATAAAAGAATGGGACATCACACCCGAGGCTCACTACCCAAACCACATTCACACTGTCATTGTCTCAATCTCGAATCACAAGTAGTCTCTTGCCAAGGCTCTCACAGCCCAAGCTCAACCAGACCATGTGGGCATGCCACGCCAGGTCCAGAATCAACTTCTTACTATAATAATTAGCATGAGTTGACCGTGTTGTGTCGTGTGTAAATTATCAACTATTTTCGAGGTAGCATGTGTTGATCCCTTCAATTAATTCTGCTTGAATGGTGTAACACCCCATGTTTTAgagccttacttgaccgagtaggacTCTACTTGACCGAGTAGGTCCTCCAGTTGTTATGCAGACTTCTAGAAtttgtcacttgatcgagtgaagagttcactcgaccgagtgtggcgttactcgaccgagtgagcggACCGAGTGACCTGTCGTTGTCACTAAAAACGCGTGAAAGCTTGTTTTACTAACCTTATCTCTTTAGGCCTCATTTTTAAGATTTCCTTCCCTAAAATCGCTTCTCACCTTATCACTAAACCCTCTGTGAACTTCCAACCACCCATATTACTCCTTATCCGCAAAATCTAAGTAATTCCTTTGAAGATTCACTCTCAAATTCTTGCTTTTGTTCAACCTTTGACACTTGTAAGtttatgttcatctttattattgttctttaatcCTAGTAAACCCTAATTATTACTAAGTACTTGTATTAAGGGATTAATTAGAGTTATGACTAATTAAATGGGGTAATTAGAGGTTAattagtattgttattgttgtagtATGTTGTAGTAATAGTTAGCTAGGGATTATGTAGTTGGAGACTTCATTGAGGAGCACTTCTAGTCCCTAGCTTGATGTTTCTGGAAGACTAGCAAGAGGtatggtttccctacttagttttGGTGATACGAATGTTTATTTGTGCATTGTTTGACATTAGTATCATTGTagatgcattataacatgagtaATGGCTATTAGGGTTTGATGGTTTGTTATTGTTTGGCAATATTCATACTTGTGGAAATTTACGTAAGTATGGCTAGTCTCACATTGTTGGATATATTGAATTATAACATGTACATGAGGCATTGGTACAAAGGGTGAGTTAATGATGAATTTGCGTAAGTATGGCTATTCTCACATTGTTGGATATATTGAATTAGAACATTTTGGTATTTAGCCTTGGTTGTGGTACATGGTTGTTGAGGAGGCGTAAGACAGTTGGGTGACCGTCTTACGTTTAAGTCGCCTCTTGAAGTCTCCCACTCCAATAGGGATGTGCGCATTAAGGACTtaagtttggagggactcgtgttgttgagacacgacgtctggcaggggttCAGAGTCGCTCTTAGGCCTGGTACCACTGACGGGAGGTGGAGCCATGAGGTATTGTGTATTGTTGTTATTTACATTCATTTTCATAATCTTGTAGATTTATCATAGTAGCATGACATAGATGAACATTTGTATTATTAAAGCTAACATTGTGTTTTAAAATATCTGTGGTCACTACTACAAAAACTATTAAAGAGAACGGTTAAAAACCGTCATTAACGCTTAAAGGAACCGTTCTAAAATAACCCGTCCTCGTTGCCTAAAAGCACAGTTGGCGAAAAGTCAAACCGTCATCTTTTGTAAGTAATAAGAGGACGGTTGTGAATTGGAACTGTCTTCTTTTTATTATCTAAGAGGATGGTTAGGAGTTTGAACCATCTTGTTTCCCTAACATGGCACTCCAAATTTGTACTTACCATCTTCAGAGTTCATTAAGGAGCTGTCATCTTTACAATACTATGAAATTAATTTAGcgcaaaatttttgaaaatatacAGCACGGTTCGCACAAATTTGTGCTCTTTCACAACTACATTTTCTAAAAAAATATATCATTTCATTCATACCCTATACGATAATAGACGTATATCTCAAATATATCGTGTTACATTTCAGAAAATCCAACAAATTCCACTTTTAATGTAAGGGAAGCGAAACAAAATGAAATAAGTTTCAGACCGCAAAATACTAACTTTCGACAATCAATCGTTTAACACAAACACCATCCACACATCATAACCCAAGCTATCCAAATACTTTTAACGTTATCATCAAATATTATCGCCTTAAACCGCAATGCATAGGTAGCCCAAATGTCCCGGATATTCGAGTATGTCGTTGAGGCTTCAAGCATGAACTGCATACAAAGTAAACAAAATACACAATTAAAATTATATACATATCACAACTTGTAATTTATTTAAAATGAAGTACATTAttgaaataaaagaaagaaaagaaataaatttggaacaatatatatatatatatatatatatatatatatatatatatatatatatatatatatatatatatatatatagagagagagagagagagagagagagagagagagagagagaagggttcttataaggccttgataccatataaagccctaagtccttataagaacccttggatggaagggatggagggatgagattgtaTCTAAATGAAAGGCTACAATTTCATCTCAGCTAATTATCTTCCTTAATCACTCAAACTCCCTTAAACACTCAAATTATCCTAACCTCCTCTCATTATCCCACCCACCtactctctctctatatctcatttctctctagaattaccaaccaaaaaaaaaaccaaaaaaaaatcctCTCCTCTCATTATCCCACCACAAAATCACCCACCTTCAACAACCACTCCCACCGCCACCATTGCCACGCACCGCCACCATTGCCACgcaccaaaacaaaacaaaacaacaacgacaacaccACCCTTCCACCACCACGAACCACCCTACAACCGGCCTTCCCCTCGCCACCACAAAACCCGCCCGTCGCCAGATCCCCTCACTGCCTGTCGCCACCACCAAACCCGCCTATCGCTAGATCTCCCCGACCACCCTCCTCTCCACCACCCGCCTCCTTCCTCCCTCCACCGCAACAACTCCACGACAAAAACCACCCGCCTCCCTCTTCCCTCCACCGCAACCACCCTCCTCTCCTCACTCGCCCCCTGTAACCGGCCTCTTCTCCTTCctctccttttttcttttttttttcagccgacaACCGCCACAATTTCGACCTCCACCTCCTCACACCTTACCTCCCGCCTCCACTGCGAACCACCGCCGCCAGATCCCCTCACTGCCCTGCTCTCCCTTTTTCGTCTCCCTCCGTCTCCCTCCGCCTCTCCTCATCacctcctttttttttgtttttttctctaTTTGTTGTGTTTTCAATCAGTGGGTTTTTGTGAATTttaattgtttttgttttgtttattgtttttttattattgttatttggtatttggttttattatttttatttggttttttgttattgttattgttatttggtttttttattattgttatttggtttttgtcattgttatttggttttttttttattgtagatCTAGTTTTGGTTAGTTTTACGGTTTTTCTTCTTTTTAATTTTCAGATCTATATaggaaattaatttttttttgaagtttcatattttgggctaaagttatacaataatcaaaatagagttatactgttaatgtctaaagttatacattgtacaAATTGAAGTTAgacaaaatttggactaaagttatacatcttgtctattgaAGTTATACACTGcatgcattaaagttatacacacggtatataaatttgtcaaattattgttattgtattgtatttcattgttaatttttttttgatgaatcatgattttattattgttatttggtatttggttatttggttttattattgttatttggttttttgttattgttattgttattgttatttggttatttggttttataattattatttggtttttgtttttgttattatgagtttttttggtttttgttattatttaattttttttcagatttaatatttgttgattaattacgatttttcatatttatttggtttttataaaagttatactatttacgactaaagttatacacttaaaatattaaatttatacactgggtgcattaaagttatacatcttgtctattaaagttatacactgcgtgcattaaagttatacaattttggactaaagttatacaattttggactaaagttatacaattttggactaaagttatacgcttaaaatattaaatctcttattcttctcatttctcttcatttttggactaaagatgcacaattttggactaaataatgtcactttatggactagagttatttggacttaaagttatacaaaaatgaaccaaagttatacaaaaatggaccaaagttatacaaaaatggactaaagttatacaaaaatggattaaagatatacaaatatggactaaagttatacaaaaatggactaaagttaaacaaaaatagaccaaagttatacaaaaatagaccaaagttatacaaaaattggactaaagttatacaaaaaattggactaaagttatacaaaaatgaaccaaagttatacaaaaatgaaccaaagttatacaaaaatagaccaaagttatacaaaaaaagactaaagttatacaaaaattggactaaagtcatacaacaatgggctaaagttaaacaaaaaaagactaaagttatacaaaaaaagactaaagttatacaaaaattggactaaagttatacaaaaaattggactaaagttatacaaaaatgaaccaaagttatacaaaaatgaaccaaagttatacaaaaatggactaaattaaacaaaaatgaaccaaagttatacaaaaatagaccaaagttatacaaaaaaagactaaagttatacaaaaattggactaaagttatacaaaaaattggactaaagttatacaaaaatgaacccgagttatacaaaaatgaaccaaagttatacaaaaatgaactaaagttatacaaaaatttggtataactttagtccaatttttgtataactttggttcatttttgtataactttagtccatatttgtataactttaatccatatttgtataactttagtccaatttttgtataactttagtctttttttgtataactttggtctatttttgtataactttggttcatttttgtataactttagtccatttttgtataactttggtccatttttgtataactttggtccatttttgtataactttggttcatttttgtataactttaatccttatttgtataactttagtcattttttgtataacttttgtccaaatttgtataactttagaactataaattcaaatttgaaacaacacataagaagatgatattaaaaaaaccaataagtcaaaaaagtacaataaaaaaacttcaataaaaaaacgagatttaaaacccgaaatcttaaaaaaaaagtataacaagaagagatttgagaaaatgaataaaaaatgagaagtaacaaaataaaagaaaataaaagacaaaaaaaaaaaagaatggaaaaaacaactcaaaacataaaaataaacaccaaacgaaaaaaaaaccgaaaaaaccgaggtgaaaaaaaaaaaacaggtggcggcggtggggtggcggcgatggtgggtggtgagttggtgtcgggtggggtggtggtgggtggtggtgaatgaacaTGAGAGGAGTGggttatttatttgggttttgattttttgggattttgggatttttttagagaggagagaaaagtgagatgtagagagaggaggaggagttgtgataatgaaatgataaatgattagtgaggttggtttattgaattgatgagttaattagagaaaaaggtggagggattaatttttagccacatattgacatcaaatcctagccttccattgccttgatccaatggcccttagaaggacttatggactcaaatatataagtggccttagttgatcctttctctctctctctctctctctctctctctctctctctctatatatatatatatatatatatatatatatatatatatatatatagggtcggggtcaggtacgaactaaagttcggtgcgaaccgtacgaactgacCCCCCTATATAACAGACGAAATTCTCAGTTCTTCGTTCCTCTTTCAAATTCCATTAATGCGATAACAAATTCTCATCTTGATTTCTTCGTTTCTCTTTCCGACACCATTGTTGCGCATCAATCAAACTCCATTATTGCACCTCGGAATACAAATTCAAGGTAAGTTTTAATTAAGATTTTGAAACAAATCCAATTTAAAAACTTAGGGTTTGCTTAAAAATTTAACTTGATTAGTTTTTTGGTTTAAGATGGTATTTTGTGGTTTTGATTCTAGATTTGTTGGTTcattagttgattaaaattattgtgaTCGAAAAATTAGAGTTTCTTTGATGATAAAACCATCTAATTTGGGTAATAATCTAACAAGAACGAATTTTTATTTCAGATGGTAATAATTGAAGAAGAAGATTCGGTAATGGCAGAAGTCATAGGTAACTACTGTTGCATGTTCTTTATATCCAGCAAGTTAAAGATGTGTATGTATGTAGATGTATGAATGTGTCTTCAAATCTTGTTGTTTACATATAATTTGAAGAAGGGAATTATCGTGatccattattttattattgctgCTAATTGTGACCCAAAAATAAGTTGCTTTCATTGGCTGTGTGTATCTAGGTAGCTGAGGGTGTGTTTCTGTCAATATTAAAAAATGTATGATTGTAAATTTGCAGGGAGTATTACTTTGATCGACTTAGATATTAAGGACCTGTTTGGATTTAGAGATTCTGTTTGGATAAACTGTCGTAGTAGATTTCAGGTACCTGGCTTTCTGTTTGTAAGCAACGACTATCAATTATGGTCTAAAATGTGTATACAGCCACCTGAAGGTGTGTTTGTAGAAGGACTTAAAACTGTATCTAGCTACCCTTAGATAGCATAGAGGGAATGGGATGAAAATAGTGCAATAAACAAAAGGTAGCAAAGTGTATATAGCTTCACAAATGAGTGTATATAACTACGTAGACGATTGTATGTAACTTGACAAATTAAAATTATGTGTTCCACTACCTAGGATTTTCGGATTATGTTTGATTCCAGAATTAAGTTGTTTTCTTTGATTTTCTGTGCAGACATTGTAGAAGTTACTAATGTGCAAGCGTCTTCAAGTAATTCAAAAGAAAACCAATTGCTTGTCACTAATGTACCAGGTATTAAATTGTAGCTTCTAATTAAGTAATGTATTGTCTAAGAAGCTTGTGTAGGTGgtaacagataaaattaaaatcatttccttttttttttttgatgttgtAGCCACCCCAGAAGTTGATTTCGATAATCAAATAGTGGGATTGCCAAGATGCTCAGCAGAATTAAAACCAGCATTGTGGATGAAATTTGCAACTTTGGAAGAAGGCATACATTTTTATGAGGAATATGCCAAGGTTTGTGGGTTCCTTACTAGATTAGACTCAACAAAATTAGTTGACGGGATAGTTACACACAAGTGGTGCGTGtgtaataaacaaggaaaaagtaATCACAAGGGTACAAAAAGAAAGAGGACCCTTACGCGAATTGGTTGTCAGGCTAAGGTTAGTTTTAGAAGAATTCAAACGGGTGAATACGAGATTTATTATTTTGTTGAGGTTCACTCCCATGCTATGAATACGCCAACAACTATGATACATTTGAAACCATGTAGGGATTTAAACTTGgttcacaaaaaaatgataatGGATAATGCTCATGTAAACCATGGTCCTGTGCAAACATTTAGGATGTTCAAACAGTATGTGAAGGGATACAAAAATGTGGGTGCTTCTTTAcaagatttcaaaaaattttcaagGGATGTAAAGAAATACATCAAAGAATATGATGCCCAGATGTTAATAGAGAACTTCATGCAGAAAAAAGCTATGTCTCCATCTTTCTATTTTGACTTTGATGTGGACGATCAAAGCAGAATAACTAAGCTTTTCTGGGCAGATCcaatatcaattaaaaattaTGCCCTTTTTGGTGATGCTGTTTCTGTGGATGCCACTTATAActtcaaccaatataaaatggtgTTTGTCCCTTTCACGGGTGTTGATAACCATAAGGGTTGCATTACTTTTGCAGCGGGTTTGATACGAAACGAAAATGCAGAATTATTTTCGTGGTTGTTTCAAAATTTTGTAACGGCTATGGGTGATCGCTATCCTATTACTATAATAACTGATCAATGTAGAGGCATCAAAAAAGCTGTTAAGGGTGTGTTTGGTGACAAAACACGCCACCGATTgtgtatgtggcatataatgaagaaGTTGCCTGACAAGGTTGGTCCATCGATTTCCCAAGACACAACTTTTTTGCAGGAAATTAACTCAGTTGTTTGGGATGTAGAAATCACTCCAGAAGATTTTGAATCGAAATGGAATTCGATAATTTCCTCATATGAGCTTTGTGATAACAAGTGGTTGAAGAAAATGTTTAAGCACCGTGCTCTTTGGATTCATGCTTACATTAGAGACACATATTTGGGTGGGATTTTGCGCACAACATCAAGATCGAGTCCGAAAATAGCTTCTTTGGAAACTTCACCAACCCACATGTCACACTTgtcgagttttggatgcgtttccaAACAAAGAATGGATGCTCGAGAGATGGAAATATTCTAAGGTAATGGCTGATGATAAGAATtgttatccaaaattgacaacCCCTCTCCTTTTAGAAAAGCAAGCTTCTGTGTTTTACACAAtcattatattttatattttccaagtAGAAGTCCAAGCAGCATGTTATACTTGTGGCCATTTACCATCACCAAATGCAAGTGGTGCGAATGATAATATTTCAATAATTGATCGTGAGAAAGACAAGGAATACAAAGTTGATTTAAGTGATAATAAGTTCTCTTGTTCTTGTAAGAtgtttgaaagaattgggatacTCTGTAGGCACATTTTATGGGTGTTGAAAGATAGGGGGTTTGATCATATATCTAAAGAGTATTTAGCACTCAGATGGAGCAAATCTGCAACTTCCCACCCTCTTTCTACTTGTTGTTGGAAAAAGCTGTACTAGGCGATTGTGTGTCAATCGAAAGTCGCGAAACAATATAAGTGAATTATGGTCGGAGGTATTTAGTGCAGTCTCACTTGTTGAGGATAGTGAGGAACATTCTGATGCGCTATTTCAATTGCTCCGGAGTTTCAATGAAAAGTTAATTATTTCAATTAAGTCGGAAAGTCAAAAGATAAGAAAGCCGAGATTGAGATGCTTCTTGGGTCAAAAATTCCAACCGAAATTCTTGTTTTACCACCAGAGAAGTGCAAGAATAAGGGATCGGGAAAGAGGATAACATCAAACAAGGAAAAGGCAGTCTTGGAAAATGCAAAGCCTCTGAGAAAATGTCGTGCTTGCGGTGAAATGAGTAACCATGATAGTAGAAATTGCCCGAGTCGACTCCCTTGAAACTGAATTCAGTGGGTTTGTGGTATATGTGGCATTTGTAGATGTCACTCAAAAAAGTCTGTTATGTTTTGTAATGTTATGTACTCACTTAAAAAACCGATTTCAATGGGTTTTTGGTTTATGTAGTTTTTGGAAAAATTGGTTTTGTATTAActtccaacttttttttttttatgtacgTTTTTACGCagcttgttttttttgtttttatacgACTATGGATTGACGGAGTATAGAGGGGGTTAGTGTATACATTGTATTCAAATAGGGGTGGTGGCCCGACTAGAGTGTTTGTAGGCTGGGAAGGAGTGTAACTAGGAGGCAAACAAAGTGTATGTAGCCAATCGAACAAGTGAAActagcgaaaaaaaaaaaaaaaggattccGAAAAATTGAAAAAGCCAAAATTTAAGTAAAGACTTCTAAGAAGTATGTTTAATTAACGCATCATGATATTAGAAATTGCCCAAGTTGCGAAGTGTTATTTCGTTGTCTAATGTCTCACGTTTACTGTTCAAGTCGAGGTGTGACAcacataattaaaaataaaatataaatacaaattgAAGATTAAGTTCTTTATTTTAAAAAGGAGtaggtcttgcttaagacgggtCGAATCTTAAGGCGGGTAGTtacactcacaaaacgaatatgGGGGACaagtgggggcacccccatgtgcctcCCACTATCCTTTATTTGCGCATTTTGTCtcacaaaatggtatccgtctacaacttaagacggatagtgcccgtcttaaGTAAGAATTTGTGAAAAGAAAGTGTGCACAATATGAAACTACTTCCATCTTTATCCTCAAACTTCTGATATCTACAAATAGTACGGAGTGTGTTTATTTCTTTTTGGATTCTTTTTGGTTGACCTTTATAAAACAACATTCATTCGTTCAAAAAAACATTCATTcgttcaaaaaaattcaaacttaATTCGTTCACACCAAACATTCATCCTATGAATCAGATTATTTCTGTGCATCAGATTCATATAATGCACCAAACGTTTCTATGCATCAGATTCATCGGATGCATTGCATCTGCTTTAATTATTTCAATATAAATAGGTTTTCATGTGTTTGTTTCAAAAAACTTCAAACTTAATCTTATACTGAAACTACACCAAATATCTTTCCATAACTGCATACTCAATCATCCCATAATT is a genomic window containing:
- the LOC141628482 gene encoding protein FAR1-RELATED SEQUENCE 5-like produces the protein MVIIEEEDSVMAEVIDIVEVTNVQASSSNSKENQLLVTNVPATPEVDFDNQIVGLPRCSAELKPALWMKFATLEEGIHFYEEYAKVCGFLTRLDSTKLVDGIVTHKWCVCNKQGKSNHKGTKRKRTLTRIGCQAKVSFRRIQTGEYEIYYFVEVHSHAMNTPTTMIHLKPCRDLNLVHKKMIMDNAHVNHGPVQTFRMFKQYVKGYKNVGASLQDFKKFSRDVKKYIKEYDAQMLIENFMQKKAMSPSFYFDFDVDDQSRITKLFWADPISIKNYALFGDAVSVDATYNFNQYKMVFVPFTGVDNHKGCITFAAGLIRNENAELFSWLFQNFVTAMGDRYPITIITDQCRGIKKAVKGVFGDKTRHRLCMWHIMKKLPDKVGPSISQDTTFLQEINSVVWDVEITPEDFESKWNSIISSYELCDNKWLKKMFKHRALWIHAYIRDTYLGGILRTTSRSSPKIASLETSPTHMSHLSSFGCVSKQRMDAREMEIF
- the LOC141628484 gene encoding protein FAR-RED IMPAIRED RESPONSE 1-like — protein: MADDKNCYPKLTTPLLLEKQASVFYTIIIFYIFQVEVQAACYTCGHLPSPNASGANDNISIIDREKDKEYKVDLSDNKFSCSCKMFERIGILCRHILWVLKDRGFDHISKEYLALRWSKSATSHPLSTCCWKKLY